Within Pseudomonadota bacterium, the genomic segment ATGAAGATTCTCGTCTTCGTGCTCGCCGATGGCTGGTTCCGGGTCATCAAGTCGCTGGTGACCTCGTTCCGCTGACGTTTCGGCCGTGTCACCTTCGACTTGACGGAGGGCTTATAGAGAAGGCATCGGGCCGATGAATCGAGGTTCGGGGATCAGCCCCACGCCGAAGCGTTCTAGAACGGCGGACTCGATCTCTCGGGCAAGCGCCATGACGTCTCGCGCGGTGGCTTGTCCGCGATTCACGATGGCGAGGCAGTGGCTCGACGACAGGCCCGCCTCTCCGCGCTCATAGCCTCTGTAGAACCCCGCGTTCTCGATGAGCCAGGCGGCGGAGAGCTTGTACTTCTCGTCGATCACGTGGTGGGGAGGGACGTCATCGGTTTCGATGAGATCGTGGCTGCGGGCCGCCTCGACGATCCGTTCCCAGGCCTGGGCGTCGACCGTTGGGTTGACGAAGAACGAACCGACGCTGCGGGAATCCGGGTCGTACGAGTCGAGCACCATCGATTTACGACGACGCACCTCAACCACGGCGTGGCGCACCTGAACCAGTGTGGGCGCCCCCAGACCTCGCTCGGCAAGTCTTTCGGAGACCTCACCGTGTCGAACGGTGGGCTCGCCATCGACGACCAGGCGGTAGGTGACCGCGGTCACCACGTAACGGCCCGGCGCGTGCGATTTGAAGAGGCTGTCGCGATAGGCGAAGCCGCACGCCGCCGATTCCAGCTCAACCATGTCGGCCTTCTCGGTGTCAAAGGCGCGCACGACTTCGATGGTCTGTGAGACCTCCTGTCCGTAGGCGCCCACGTTCTGGATGGGGGTGGCCCCGACGCGACCGGGAATCCCCGACAGGCACTCGATGCCGGCCCATCCGCGAGAGACGCAGTGCGCCACGAAGCCATCCCAGGGCTCGCCCGCAAGTGCGGTGACGCGGGCGGATCCAGCGGCCATGGTCGACTTGATGCCGCGCATGTCGAGCTGGATCACGAGGCCGTCGTAGCCGTCGTCTGAGACCACCACATTGGTGCCGCCGCCGAGCACCGTCCAGGGGGTGCTCCGCTCCTCTGCCCAGGCAATGGCGTGCGCCACGCCGTCTTCATCGACGACCTCGCAGAAGAACCGTGCGGACCCGCCCACCCCCAGTGAGGTCAACGGGGCAAGCGGCACGTCGTGATTGATGATGGGGCGCATCGAGGGCGTGCGACTCCTCTCAGAGCAGCCTGGGGAGAGGCCGGGCCGGTTGTCTCAGCCAGGGGTTTCCACGCACCGATGAGGTCCCCTGCTCGTGGCGAGAAGGGGGTGCAGCGCAGCTCGCCAGGGTGATCTGCGAAAGGAGGTCGGGGCTTTCGCAGCGCAAGGAAGCATCATGCTCTCCATTCAGCGCCTTGCCCTTCTTTCAATCGCCGTCGTCGCCCTGGTCGCGTCGGGCTGTCAGGCACCGTCGACCGCGCCCTCGCCCACGCCCGGTACGCCTTCCGCGGCAGGGGGGAAGGGGGGCACGCCGCATCCGGTGTCGTCGGTGTCTACGGCTCCCGCTGTCGCGTCTCCGTCCTCCGCCGCACCCGCGTCCCCAAGCCCAGGGGTACAGCCTGAACCGTCAGCCCAGGCCGCATCGCCACACGCAGGGTCATCGGCCTCCCCTCGTGTCGTTGCACG encodes:
- a CDS encoding UDP-N-acetylmuramate dehydrogenase, producing the protein MRPIINHDVPLAPLTSLGVGGSARFFCEVVDEDGVAHAIAWAEERSTPWTVLGGGTNVVVSDDGYDGLVIQLDMRGIKSTMAAGSARVTALAGEPWDGFVAHCVSRGWAGIECLSGIPGRVGATPIQNVGAYGQEVSQTIEVVRAFDTEKADMVELESAACGFAYRDSLFKSHAPGRYVVTAVTYRLVVDGEPTVRHGEVSERLAERGLGAPTLVQVRHAVVEVRRRKSMVLDSYDPDSRSVGSFFVNPTVDAQAWERIVEAARSHDLIETDDVPPHHVIDEKYKLSAAWLIENAGFYRGYERGEAGLSSSHCLAIVNRGQATARDVMALAREIESAVLERFGVGLIPEPRFIGPMPSL